ACCTCAAGCTCCAAATCCAGGAGATGGAGCGTCGCTTATCCACGCGCGATGTGTCCTCTCCGGCATCCGTCTCCGACGCCGTCGCGAATGTCACGTTGCTCTTGCAGGTGCTGAAGGACAAGAATATGGTTCTCGAGAGCGGTTCGAGTATTCGGAAGTTGGAGGATGTTATAACGCACACTCACAAAAACGGAGAAGAACAGGGAAAGAGAACAAGTAATATCGGTATTGAATCTGAACTTTTATTTCTCACACACATGTGTCACAATGCATAGTTGCTATTTACAGTTCTATCACAAGCAGATAGTTACAGTAACTAATTACCTAACTAACACAGCACAAACTGAATTGCTAGCAACTTTTCCCCGTAATTCAGATTAGCAATTTATTGCACTCTTATCATCTTGATACTCAGCTTGAATCTGTTAGCCGATTTGCTAGAATATCAGCTACCTGGTCATTAGTACTGCGGTCTGTAGCCCACTCGTTGTCTACTAGCAtcttcatagttttttttttttaatcttaatttctGACATCAAGTTTTCAAGCAACAAGACTAGACAAGTTCTCGTTGAGGTTGCAATGTCAGGCGTCACATGAAGACAATGCCACCACTGCCTCCTTCTTATAACACCACGAACTAGATGCCCTGCCACACGCCATAAACACATACCGTGTTGTACTTTTTTTGTTCCTTTTATTATCACACCAGTCTAAATCACAGTAGCAAAATACTTCATTAGAAATATTTCGTCatgtttttgaatttcaaaGTGCCCTTCGCATATGTCAATGTTCTATTATCTACAAGCAAAAGAGAAAGCATTGGATGAACAACAAATCTACTTATCAACCTCACTCCATAAGCTATGTTAGGTTACTGCACAAAAATCTCAATAAGCCAACAATTTTTATACAAAGTTGCATCGACTACATTGCCATTTCCTTCTGTGTCTAACTTCATACCACGATCAACTGGTGTTTGGACAAAATTACAATCCAGCATTTggaatattttcaatatttcaatTGCATGCATCTTTTGGATGTATGAAAACTCGATCACTAGAGGAGACAAATTACATTCCCAAAAAATAAGATAGCAATCTTTGATCTCTCATTTCAAACTCTAacatagtttttcttttaaacttatCTTTCTGTACTGCATTACTGCTACTAATTGGTAGATCACCTAAATAAAGGCAAACTATCATTAAATCACTTATAATAGCTCTCACATAAGTTCCGTATTTTGTTCTACTCCCGCTGAAACCCAGCTGGAAAATGAAGCAATATTTTTATCCCTGGCCCGATGGGCTTGTTTTATCCCATATAAAGCCTATTTCAATTTACATATCTTGTCTTCATGTCCCGTCACTTCAAACCCGGAGATTGATTCATATAAATGTTCTCCTCCAGTGACCTATTTGAGAAGGCTAATTTTACATCAAGTTGATGTAATAACCAACCTCTAAATGTGGTTGTAGCAACCACTAGTTTGATAGTTCCAGTTCTTACCATAGGTAACACTTCATAACAATCCAAACAATGTTTTGCAAAAGCCACCCCTTTGCAACTAACCTAGCCTTGTATTGTGCAACTTCTCCTGTTGGTTTTACCTACACAACACTAATTGAATGATCTACAACAGAGGAGAAGCGAATTGAAGAGGAGGAGAAGCGAATTGAAGAAGTCATAGAAAGTGAGAAGGAGGTTGTGGTGGTTGAGGAGTCTGTTACAGTTGAAAAGGTGAGCCTTTTGCGGAAAGGTTCTGAAGGAGAAGAGGTTCGACAAATGCAGGTTGATCTTCCATTTTCCTACTCTTGAtgattctgattttttttatgtttccaAATAATATATAGGTTCTGTTTGCATAAATTTTCCTACGTAAATAAGACGGAAAAAAGAATTGAACATCGCTTATGAACTCAATTgtgattttaacttttaagcTAAACTTAAAGTATATAAGCCGACTTTTAAGTTATAATggaaatttaattcattttattttcttacttatCCTACAAGTGATTACAGGAGAAGTTTATCCTATCACAATTTTAGTTATCCACACCTATGAGTTGATTTAATGGATTTGTGCGTGAATAATTGGTGCAATGTGAAATCTTACTTGATgtgttgaaaattgaaataacaGGAAGCGTTGCTGAAATTGGGGTTTTACTCAGGCGAGGAAGACATAGATTACTCAAGCTTCTCAAGTGGAACAGACCGTGCTGTGAAGACTTGGCAAGTTAGTGTTGTCTgcattatatatagtttatgaAGCTTTTGTATGCAAAGAGGGGAACATTTTGTCTTGgattaattttcaatataaacTGAAAAGTTGAGTACTGTATATATGTAGTGCTCTCCATATTATGCCtgtacaattttgtttttgaggTTTTGATGGTTGTGAGATGTTTGTTTGAAAGGCAACATTAGGTGTCCCTGAAGATGGTATTATGACTGCTGAACTTCTTGAAAGGCTTTATTTGGAGATAAGGAAAAAGGATGCAGGCAGCACGACTCAAGATGAACAATCTACATTTGTTTTACCAAAGGTATGCTGCTTATATCAGATGCACTTCTTGCTCCTTCCTTATTGAGCCCGAGAATCTGTCCCGATGTTTGAGACTTTATCTCTAATATGTTGTCTTAAGTTTAAATTCCCTTCAATTATGCATGctccaaacaaaattaatatcaaaatcaacaaaaaacgTGAAAGTTACTCGTATCAGCTTTACCTTGACTCATGTAGATACAAGCACATTGTTAGTTCCGTGTGCTTTTGGCTAAATCACTTGACTCCTTGCTCTCGACTAAACATGATAGTTTGTGTTCTGGAAATctgaatatatatttctttctatgtgattaaaacaatttttgaaattcttctctcatttttctgcattgttttattatgtttttagtgAAACTTTGGTTTTTGATAGAGCATTGATCTATTCACTACTTGACAACTAGCAAGGACGACATCTCCCGTAAGTTTAAGCTTGTGGATGGAGGTCTAGGAAttattctatttctattttatctctaaGACAACAAACACAAATTGTTTAAACTGTTAAATACTTGAATTTGCATCATAATCCAAATGTGACTTATATAGGAAGGTGAAAATGGAGCTGCAGTTCCTTCAGTGACAGATATTTCAGAGGTTCAGCAAAATGTTGTGAAAATTGATAAGGAAACAGAAGTTCCCCAGCGAGGAGTTTTTCTCCTTGGAGAGAATCGGTGGGAAGAGCCATCTAGACTTGTTGCAAGTAATGGAGTTGATAAGAGCAAAAACAAGAATGCAAAGACAAAATGCCTTCAATGTCGTGGGGAAGGTCGCTTGTTGTGTACAGGTATGTAACTTATcccttttatttcaattaaacgACCATTATCCAGTAGTTGGATCATTGATCTTTGTTCTGGAAGTCCAATCTCATtgtaaattcacttttaattttatacacaTCTCCAAGAAACAAAGCAAGTATTATGTATTTTTCAGAATATAACTTTCCCAAATCCTCATAGTATACAAACCTCAATTGTTTCATGTACCCATTTCCTTCTATATATTTCTGTTTGGAGGAATCAATGACTTAGGAGCAGTGTCATGCATATTTTTTGCTGCTATCAATATGGTTGCTATTAGAAGGATACTTGGATAAAAACGAAACCATTACAGTATTGACATCTTGAACGACAATAAGGGCTCTATCATTATATCATCATCCATCTCAATGATTGGTTCCGTTTGATGCCTTAAATTCTGCCGTTTGCTTTGTTGGACAATCTTTGTTTTCCTAGGTGTTCTTTTGTCTAAATCAGATTCCTCCTGCAGGATTTCTTCGTGGACTTTCCAAACATGGTCTATCCACCATTTAGGTTTTGGAGAAAATGttcattttttctatatattgaGCTTGTCAGGGAGGCTTTTTCCTAATCCCGATTTGTGCGAGTTACTTGAACACAGCCTACTAGGCACTTTAACTTGTTCAAAATTGTCTctaattgagaaaaatagaTGATAATTTCTGCAGTCTTAGAAAACTAACATGGTCATTGCTATCAAATGGATTTAGGAATTACAATTGTTATAGCAGTAATCATGATAGCTGGCATGGCCCAGTAACCCCAATGGAGCAGTCAGAGTTGGGATGGTTTAATCTCTCGTGTAATGACCATTCTAAGGGCAACCATAATATTCGTCTCTGATATATTGATGTTGACTGTATGATAATGGTTTCCTAGATTATTTATGATCAACTTTGGAAATCTCCGGCCAACTTCCATTTCTTTCATTGCAGAGTGTGATGGATCTGGCGAGCCAAATATTGAACCTCAAGTAAGAAATACACAagcattttaagaaaatttagttttgTGGCTGTTTACCCATGCTGCACAGGATCTTGAActtatcaatgaattcttcaaCGCAGTTTTTGGAATGGGTGGAAGAGGGCACAAAATGCCCATATTGTGAAGGTCTAGGGTATACCATATGTGATTTATGTGGAGGGAAAGCTATGGTATAGGAATAACATACATTTCTTCATCACGTTACACAGGTATATATTCATCAATTGCCAAAAGTATCACAAAATTTTGCTTACCTGtcgtttatttattattttttgtttttgactgTTTTCGATTGAACTGATAAAGATACGTAGTCCATAACAAATCTTATTATGAACGTTTGTTCAACTGTTAAAAGGGAACTGATAAATACGAACTTGATATTATAGAGATTTTCAGGGCTTTGGAACTTTCAGAACTGCCCCAAATTACATCATAGATTGAACCGAACAGGCGCGTTTAATCCATCAAAACGAACGATGTCATATCTGAATATATTCAGACATACATTATCCCCTTGTCCAACTACgtccatttcaaaatttatctgTTAAATCACAAAATATGTAACGCTGTGATAATTCGAAGATGCTTCAGAGGTAAACGGTCATCTTTGAACTCTGTTATAAATCATAAGCCAAAAAATGTAAATGGCTGACGACAATGGCAAATGGAGGACTGCACAGAGGCTCTTATGGCAACGGTTGGGAGCAGTTTCCTAAAATTCCGAGTGAACTCCAAATAACGGTGGTGTTGGATTGAGCTCAATCAAATACTTGGTACTAAACCTATATCTTCATGGCTTTGTTTAACCGACTTGAAATTGCTGAGCTTTGAATGATCGTTGAATAAAGTTGTCGgaattaaattctaattaacaGAATAGCGGTGAATGTTGTTAATAGTAATTATTGTCCAAGTGCCGaacaaaatattctttttactaAGTCAGTTAATGATACTGTGCACCAACGACCAACCGTTGGTGGTTGTTTTGTTTGATTGGTCGACAACACTATTTC
This genomic interval from Vigna radiata var. radiata cultivar VC1973A chromosome 8, Vradiata_ver6, whole genome shotgun sequence contains the following:
- the LOC106771865 gene encoding protein disulfide isomerase pTAC5, chloroplastic isoform X3, whose translation is MPTLLSVTATPTFTLTLTKTLISLPKPYSLSYKFNSLVTHCSVSDREEQRWLREEQRWLRDEQRWLREEQRWARERDQLLREISDLKLQIQEMERRLSTRDVSSPASVSDAVANVTLLLQVLKDKNMVLESGSSIRKLEDVITHTHKNGEEQGKRTSNIEEKRIEEEEKRIEEVIESEKEVVVVEESVTVEKVSLLRKGSEGEEVRQMQEALLKLGFYSGEEDIDYSSFSSGTDRAVKTWQATLGVPEDGIMTAELLERLYLEIRKKDAGSTTQDEQSTFVLPKEGENGAAVPSVTDISEVQQNVVKIDKETEVPQRGVFLLGENRWEEPSRLVASNGVDKSKNKNAKTKCLQCRGEGRLLCTGFLRGLSKHGLSTI
- the LOC106771865 gene encoding protein disulfide isomerase pTAC5, chloroplastic isoform X1, which codes for MPTLLSVTATPTFTLTLTKTLISLPKPYSLSYKFNSLVTHCSVSDREEQRWLREEQRWLRDEQRWLREEQRWARERDQLLREISDLKLQIQEMERRLSTRDVSSPASVSDAVANVTLLLQVLKDKNMVLESGSSIRKLEDVITHTHKNGEEQGKRTSNIEEKRIEEEEKRIEEVIESEKEVVVVEESVTVEKVSLLRKGSEGEEVRQMQEALLKLGFYSGEEDIDYSSFSSGTDRAVKTWQATLGVPEDGIMTAELLERLYLEIRKKDAGSTTQDEQSTFVLPKEGENGAAVPSVTDISEVQQNVVKIDKETEVPQRGVFLLGENRWEEPSRLVASNGVDKSKNKNAKTKCLQCRGEGRLLCTECDGSGEPNIEPQFLEWVEEGTKCPYCEGLGYTICDLCGGKAMV
- the LOC106771865 gene encoding protein disulfide isomerase pTAC5, chloroplastic isoform X2 — translated: MPTLLSVTATPTFTLTLTKTLISLPKPYSLSYKFNSLVTHCSVSDREEQRWLREEQRWLRDEQRWLREEQRWARERDQLLREISDLKLQIQEMERRLSTRDVSSPASVSDAVANVTLLLQVLKDKNMVLESGSSIRKLEDVITHTHKNGEEQGKRTSNIEEKRIEEEEKRIEEVIESEKEVVVVEESVTVEKVSLLRKGSEGEEVRQMQEALLKLGFYSGEEDIDYSSFSSGTDRAVKTWQATLGVPEDGIMTAELLERLYLEIRKKDAGSTTQDEQSTFVLPKEGENGAAVPSVTDISEVQQNVVKIDKETEVPQRGVFLLGENRWEEPSRLVASNGVDKSKNKNAKTKCLQCRGEGRLLCTGITIVIAVIMIAGMAQ